One part of the Osmerus mordax isolate fOsmMor3 chromosome 18, fOsmMor3.pri, whole genome shotgun sequence genome encodes these proteins:
- the plekho1a gene encoding LOW QUALITY PROTEIN: pleckstrin homology domain-containing family O member 1-A (The sequence of the model RefSeq protein was modified relative to this genomic sequence to represent the inferred CDS: inserted 2 bases in 1 codon): MCVRLCVCVCVQVKDERKVQEVFDLADYERSEELRKAKSRSKKNHSRFTLLRCRQPGNTAPNLMFLAVSPEEKESWVNALNLAIVKAKNRILDEVIIQEESVLVHPTRDRAKIPHGRRLPTRGHLLAVASTSSDGMLTLDLVHEEDGFYQEDIEAGFWGQGYRVDQDRHRTKGRQRAGTDVSKLRVTSREPRVKTGSLPRGSELSWGRHGTNHLDGHPQNQAQAHPQARPQPQAQSRTPQPGKRMSIQGRSRCASMDEVLSSRPVRSRSDLRPHPREEGVQAGPVAQAEGPPVGQLQSLIAQKMQRAQELLEEMRLQELQRARGXGGDSAYLKGIDSPRLHHLRGSDSPRSRSSGSSPRSRSSDSPRLRGKDSPRLRGKDSPRVKGKRSRSKATDSPHSKGGDSPVLKGSDSPSLRGYDSPRLGSFDLSRPGESDSGQRAPDSPQAGEDTESSARRSEDSPGMKGTDSPCLRGSDSPRSNDSNSLPKGKEPLGAAGKDSPRAQDSPSLKGCDSPHAKRVDSLACKAPPPGGETYEVERRRAEAERLLEEAVSSWKEAQEVLEEVKELQTQTLRRRRRRPSRETDATDTPPSPSRDEEEEDTP, encoded by the exons atgtgtgtgcgtttgtgtgtatgtgtgtgcgtgcaggtgaAGGATGAGCGTAAGGTGCAGGAGGTGTTCGACCTGGCGGACTATGAGCGCTctgaggagctgaggaaggcaAAGAGCCGCAGCAAGAAGAACCACAGCCGCTTCACCCTGCTGCGCTGCCGACAGCCTGGGAACACG gctcCTAACCTGATGTTTCTGGCCGTGAGTCCTGAGGAGAAGGAGTCTTGGGTCAACGCCCTCAACCTTGCCATCGTCAAAGCCAAGAACCGCATCCTGgatgag GTAATCATCCAGGAAGAGAGTGTCCTGGTCCATCCGACCCGAGACCGGGCCAAGATCCCTCACGGGCGTCGTCTGCCCACCAGGGGACACCTGCTGGCCGTG GCCTCTACTTCCTCTGACGGCATGCTGACCCTTGACCTGGTCCACGAGGAAGACGGCTTCTACCAGGAGGACATCGAAGCAGGGTTCTGGGGGCAGGGCTACCGGGTCGACCAGGACCGGCATCGGACCAAGGGGCGCCAGAGAGCGGGCACGGACGTCTCCAAGCTGCGCGTGACCTCCAGGGAACCTCGGGTTAAGACAGGCAGCCTGCCTCGCGGGAGTGAGCTCTCCTGGGGAAGGCACGGCACCAACCACCTGGATGGCCATCCCCAAAACCAGGCCCAGGCTCATCCCCAAGCTCGCCCAcagccccaggcccagtccCGCACTCCCCAGCCTGGGAAGAGAATGAGCATCCAGGGCAGGAGCCGCTGCGCTTCCATGGACGAGGTTCTCTCCTCCAGGCCGGTCCGCTCCAGGTCCGACCTGCGGCCCCatcccagggaggagggggtccaGGCGGGCCCGGTGGCCCAGGCCGAGGGCCCCCCCGTGGGCCAGCTCCAGAGCCTCATCGCCCAGAAGATGCAGCGTGCCCAGGAGCTtctggaggagatgaggctGCAGGAGCTTCAGCGTGCCCGGGG CGGCGGCGATTCAGCCTACCTGAAGGGTATTGACTCGCCCCGGCTTCACCACCTCCGCGGGTCAGACTCACCACGCTCCCGCTCCTCGGGGTCCTCCCCCCGCAGCCGGAGCAGCGACTCCCCCCGGCTGAGGGGTAAAGACTCGCCCAGGCTCCGTGGGAAAGACTCGCCGCGGGTCAAGGGGAAGAGGTCGCGCTCTAAAGCCACTGACTCGCCCCACTCGAAGGGCGGCGACTCGCCCGTTCTGAAGGGTAGCGACTCGCCGAGCCTGAGAGGCTATGACTCACCCAGACTTGGCAGCTTTGACTTGTCTCGTCCGGGAGAGTCAGACTCCGGCCAGAGGGCTCCTGACTCTCCTCAGGCAGGTGAAGACACAGAATCCTCGGCCCGCAGGAGCGAAGACTCCCCCGGTATGAAAGGAACTGACTCGCCCTGCCTCAGGGGCTCTGACTCGCCACGCAGCAACGACTCCAACTCACTTCCAAAGGGCAAGGAGCCCCTGGGGGCGGCCGGTAAAGACTCCCCGAGAGCTCAGGACTCCCCCTCTCTGAAGGGCTGTGACTCGCCTCACGCAAAGCGTGTCGATTCGTTGGCCTGCAAGGCCCCTCCCCCCGGGGGCGAAACGTACGAGGTGGAGCGTCGGCGGGCGGAGGCGGAGCGGCTCCTGGAGGAGGCGGTGAGCTCCTGGAAGGAGGCGcaggaggtgctggaggaggtgaaggagctgcAGACGCAGACGCTCCGACGGCGACGGCGGCGGCCCTCAAGAGAGACGGACGCCACGGACACGCCCCCCTCGCCGTCacgggacgaggaggaggaggacactcCGTGA